The following are encoded in a window of Panthera leo isolate Ple1 chromosome B2, P.leo_Ple1_pat1.1, whole genome shotgun sequence genomic DNA:
- the NUP43 gene encoding nucleoporin Nup43: MEEIYAKFVSQKISKTRWRPVPPGSLQTAETFATGSWDNEENYVSLWSIGDFGNVDSDGGFEGEHQLLCDIKHHGDVMDLQFFDQERIVAASSTGCVTVFLHHPNNQTLSVSQQWTTAHYHTGPGSPSRSSAPCTGVVCDNPEIVTVGEDGRINLFRADHKEAVRTIDNADSSTLHAVTFLRTPEILTVNSIGQLKIWDFRKQGNEPSQILSLTGDRVPLHCVDRHPNQQHVVATGGQDGMLSIWDVRQGTMPVSLLKAHEAEMWEVHFHPSNPDHLFTCSEDGSLWHWDASTDVPEKSSLFNQGGRSSTFLSHSISNQANVHQSLISSWLSTDPAKDRIEITSLLPSRTLSVNSLDVLGPCLVCGTDAEAIYVTRQLFS, encoded by the exons ATGGAGGAGATTTATGCTAAGTTTGTGTctcagaaaatcagcaaaacccGGTGGCGACCGGTACCTCCGGGGAGCCTGCAGACCGCCGAGACCTTCGCTACGGGCTCTTGGGACAATGAG GAAAATTATGTTTCGCTGTGGTCTATTGGAGATTTTGGGAACGTTGACTCTGATGGAGGATTTGAAGGAGAACATCAGTTATTGTGTGATATCAAACACCACGGTGATGTCATGGATTTACAA ttttttgaCCAGGAAAGAATTGTAGCTGCTTCATCAACAGGATGTGTAACAGTTTTCCTTCACCATCCTAATAACCAG ACTCTGTCAGTCAGCCAGCAGTGGACCACAGCTCACTACCACACAGGTCCGGGCAGTCCTTCCCGTAGCAGTGCGCCATGCACGGGTGTTGTGTGCGACAACCCAGAAATTGTCACAGTTGGAGAAGATGGTCGAATAAATCTCTTCAGAGCTGATCACAAGGAGGCTGTAAGAACCATAG aCAACGCAGATAGCAGTACGCTCCATGCTGTAACCTTCCTTCGAACTCCTGAGATTCTTACAGTAAATTCAATTGGGCAGTTAAAAATATGGGAtttcagaaaacaaggaaatgagcCCTCTCAGATACTATCACT GACTGGTGACCGAGTGCCCCTCCACTGTGTTGATAGACATCCCAACCAGCAGCATGTGGTAGCCACCGGTGGCCAGGATGGAATGCTGAGTATTTGGGATGTTAGACAAGGTACTATGCCTGTTTCTCTGCTGAAAGCTCACGAAGCTGAAA TGTGGGAAGTTCACTTTCACCCATCCAACCCAGATCATCTATTTACTTGTTCTGAGGATGGATCCCTCTGGCATTGGGACGCCTCCACAGATGTACCTGAAAAATCATCACTGTTTAACCAAG GAGGAAGAAGTAGCACTTTTTTGTCTCACAGCATTAGTAACCAGGCTAATGTTCACCAGTCTCTTATAAGCTCCTGGCTCAGCACTGATCCTGCAAAAGACCGTATTGAAATCACAAGCTTGCTTCCCAGCAGGACTTTGTCTGTAAACAGTTTGGATGTTTTAGGTCCTTGTCTTGTTTGTGGAACTGATGCAGAAGCAATTTATGTTACTAGACAACTTTTTTCATGA